The Dioscorea cayenensis subsp. rotundata cultivar TDr96_F1 chromosome 21, TDr96_F1_v2_PseudoChromosome.rev07_lg8_w22 25.fasta, whole genome shotgun sequence genome includes a region encoding these proteins:
- the LOC120252597 gene encoding disease resistance protein RPS2-like produces the protein MGLGFIVFPKYNQAYNEGCYLLGRLESACLLEVVGVEVKLHHVVRRMVHSIALESGTRMGKWMVRENDYRELQVYPDEIEQWKDAERIAVTMDPVLKVVPRLSHNFPNLVSLMLQGNSALMRLPDDIFQQMKKLEYLDLSSTAIDQIPAGIKDVANLRYLNISRTKIVTLPHELAQLKELKFLICRKLKPFELEEGLLSSLYKLGVLELQPFAFVPAKYLRSSAGSMKRIGMLVKSLVVFNLLSELPTCYIQIEELHELGSISFESLSCKNRGCLEKLKLTACNELKELVVDGNESNFKKLHLLDLKNLNLINFNGVEPRSYFQKLRKLYIAKCKNLKNLPWILHLPALVTLKIEQCEILKEFVC, from the coding sequence ATGGGGCttggatttattgtttttccCAAGTACAATCAAGCTTACAATGAGGGTTGCTATCTTCTTGGAAGACTAGAGAGCGCATGCTTACTGGAAGTAGTGGGTGTTGAGGTCAAATTACATCACGTGGTACGTCGCATGGTTCATTCAATAGCCTTAGAAAGTGGAACAAGGATGGGAAAATGGATGGTAAGGGAAAACGACTACAGGGAGCTCCAAGTTTATCCAGATGAAATAGAGCAATGGAAGGATGCAGAGCGTATAGCAGTGACAATGGATCCTGTGCTAAAAGTTGTGCCGAGATTATCTCATAATTTCCCCAACCTGGTGAGTTTAATGCTACAGGGCAATAGTGCATTGATGAGGCTCCCCGATGACATTTTCCAACAAATGAAGAAACTTGAATACCTGGATCTGTCATCCACTGCCATTGATCAGATTCCAGCCGGCATCAAAGATGTGGCTAATCTCCGGTATCTCAACATTTCCAGGACTAAGATTGTGACATTACCACATGAGTTGGCACAACTCAAGGAATTGAAATTCTTAATCTGTAGGAAGCTAAAACCCTTTGAATTGGAAGAGGGTTTGTTATCCAGCTTGTACAAACTGGGGGTGCTTGAGCTACAACCGTTCGCATTTGTACCAGCAAAATATCTAAGGTCAAGTGCAGGCAGTATGAAAAGGATTGGCATGCTTGTCAAATCTCTTGTGGTTTTCAATCTACTATCAGAATTGCCAACATGTTACATTCAAATAGAAGAACTGCATGAATTAGGATCCATTTCTTTTGAATCCTTGAGTTGCAAGAATCGTGGATgccttgaaaaattaaaactcacTGCATGTAATGAGCTAAAGGAATTAGTGGTTGATGGGAATGAAAGCAACTTCAAGAAGCTACATTTGTTGGATCTCAAGAACCTAAACTTGATTAACTTCAATGGCGTGGAACCCAGAAGCTATTTTCAGAAGTTAAGAAAGTTGTATATAGCCAAGTGTAAGAATTTGAAGAATCTTCCTTGGATCCTACATCTCCCTGCACTTGTTACTTTGAAAATAGAACAGTGTGAAATTCTGAAGGAATTTGTCTGTTGA
- the LOC120252566 gene encoding probable disease resistance protein At1g61190, giving the protein MAIEIAAINSACACMRSLVVRDDICYVCLTEEKLVDLAREEKVVFALREDVKVKLKEEGEKLGKIPTQQVKEWLEQSECTWNEAKNLENEYRGKWLVSGYCSINCCSRYNISRRADQISKRLTELKEERKNFQDLTKIPENIAMKIPVRPDLVEAITSPYVKQISDHLKNVKVNVIGICGMIGIGKTTLLRVIHNSLLDGGNHVIMIEDSHNLDLEKIQKKIAEELNMPNHSKRNILHYLQGKKFLFLLDGICQKVDFAEEIGIPLGNNKVIFTASNRDMCSEMRAHPIVEMKCLEDEEVAWHVFNQNAKTENLEFDSVNDLAKEVVHKCGGLPLALTLFGQAMSNKKTVQEWQHVVNELNRPGSCVISEMNTLCNKLKVCYET; this is encoded by the exons ATGGCTATTGAAATTGCTGCAATTAACTCTGCCTGTGCATGCATGAGGAGCTTGGTTGTGCGTGATGATATATGCTATGTTTGTCTGACAGAAGAGAAACTGGTGGATTTGGCCCGTGAGGAAAAAGTTGTCTTTGCTCTGAGAGAGGATGTGAAAGTCAAACTCAAAGAGGAAGGAGAAAAGCTGGGTAAAATCCCCACTCAACAAGTTAAAGAGTGGCTTGAGCAG AGCGAATGTACATGGAATGAGGCAAAAAACTTGGAGAATGAGTATCGTGGGAAATGGCTTGTTAGTGGGTATTGCAGTATAAATTGTTGTTCAAGGTATAATATCAGTAGAAGAGCAGATCAAATTTCCAAGAGACTTACAGAGttgaaggaagaaagaaaaaattttcaagatttgACAAAGATTCCAGAAAATATTGCAATGAAGATACCTGTGCGACCAGATTTAGTAGAGGCTATAACTTCTCCGTATGTGAAACAAATCAGCGaccatttaaaaaatgtaaaagtcAATGTTATTGGTATATGTGGAATGATTGGTATAGGCAAGACAACACTCTTGAGGGTGATCCACAACTCACTTCTGGATGGTGGTAATCATGTCATTATGATTGAAGATTCACACAATCTAGATTTGGAAAAAATTCAGAAGAAGATTGCTGAAGAGTTGAATATGCCAAATCATTCTAAAAGAAACATTTTGCATTATTTGCAAggtaaaaaatttttatttcttttagatGGCATATGCCAAAAAGTGGATTTTGCAGAAGAAATTGGAATTCCTCTGGGTAACAACAAGGTGATTTTTACTGCTTCAAATAGAGACATGTGTTCTGAAATGAGAGCTCATCCAATTGTGGAAATGAAGTGCCTAGAGGATGAGGAGGTGGCGTGGCATGTTTTCAACCAAAATGCTAAAACTGAGAATTTAGAATTTGATTCAGTGAATGATTTGGCTAAGGAAGTTGTACATAAGTGTGGTGGCTTACCGCTTGCTCTTACACTATTTGGGCAGGCtatgtcaaataaaaaaactgttCAAGAATGGCAGCATGTGGTTAATGAACTGAATAGGCCGGGCAGCTGTGTTATTTCAGAAATGAACACTTTATGTAATAAGCTGAAAGTCTGTTATGAGACTTAA